A window of Streptomyces sp. SAI-127 contains these coding sequences:
- a CDS encoding response regulator transcription factor yields the protein MSVRVLLADDEHLIRGALAALLSLEDDLAIVAEAATGPEALAMARAHEPDVAVLDLQMPGADGVKVATSLRTELPSCKVLIVTSHGRPGHLKRALEAGVRGFVPKTVSAQRLAEIIRTVHEGNRYVDPELAADAISAGDSPLTAREAEVLELAADGAPVAEIAERAALSQGTVRNYLSSAVSKLGAENRHTAVRLARERGWV from the coding sequence GTGAGCGTGCGGGTGTTGCTCGCTGATGACGAGCATTTGATTCGGGGCGCGCTTGCCGCGCTGCTGTCCCTGGAGGACGACCTCGCGATCGTCGCGGAGGCGGCGACCGGTCCCGAAGCGCTGGCGATGGCGCGGGCGCACGAGCCCGACGTGGCCGTACTCGATCTCCAGATGCCCGGCGCGGACGGTGTGAAGGTCGCCACATCCCTGCGGACCGAGCTGCCCTCGTGCAAGGTGCTGATCGTCACCAGTCACGGGCGGCCCGGGCATCTCAAGCGGGCGCTGGAGGCCGGTGTGCGGGGGTTCGTTCCCAAGACCGTGAGCGCGCAGCGGCTCGCGGAGATCATCCGCACGGTGCACGAGGGAAACCGTTACGTCGACCCCGAATTGGCCGCCGACGCGATCTCCGCCGGGGACTCCCCCCTCACCGCGCGGGAGGCCGAGGTACTGGAACTCGCCGCCGACGGGGCGCCCGTCGCGGAGATCGCCGAACGGGCCGCGCTGTCGCAGGGGACCGTACGGAACTATCTGTCGTCGGCCGTCTCCAAGCTGGGGGCCGAGAACCGTCACACGGCCGTGCGCCTCGCACGCGAGCGAGGTTGGGTATAG
- a CDS encoding phosphoribosylaminoimidazolesuccinocarboxamide synthase: protein MSGFVEKPEPLQVPGLVHLHTGKVRELYQNEAGDLVMVASDRISAFDWVLPTEIPDKGRVLTQLSLWWFDQIADLLPNHVLSTAVPEGAPADWAGRTMVCKSLQMVPVEAVARGYLTGSGLLEYNESRTVCGLALPEGLVDGSELPAPIFTPATKAAVGEHDENVSYEEVARQVGADTAAQLRQATLGVYSRGRDIARDRGIILADTKFEFGFDGETLVVADEVLTPDSSRFWPADQWEPGHAQPSYDKQFVRDWLTSAESGWDRKSERPPPPLPQEVVDRTRAKYIEAYERLTGMSWS, encoded by the coding sequence GTGTCCGGATTCGTAGAAAAGCCCGAGCCGCTCCAGGTTCCGGGCCTGGTGCACCTGCACACCGGCAAGGTGCGCGAGCTGTACCAGAACGAGGCGGGCGACCTCGTGATGGTCGCCAGTGACCGCATCTCCGCCTTCGACTGGGTGCTGCCGACCGAGATCCCCGACAAGGGCCGCGTCCTCACCCAGCTGTCTCTGTGGTGGTTCGACCAGATCGCCGACCTGCTGCCGAACCACGTCCTGAGTACGGCCGTACCGGAAGGCGCCCCCGCCGACTGGGCGGGCCGCACCATGGTCTGCAAGTCGCTCCAGATGGTCCCCGTGGAAGCCGTCGCCCGCGGCTATCTCACCGGCTCCGGACTGCTGGAGTACAACGAGTCCCGGACGGTCTGCGGCCTCGCCCTCCCCGAGGGCCTGGTCGACGGCAGCGAGCTCCCCGCCCCGATCTTCACCCCGGCCACCAAGGCCGCCGTCGGCGAGCACGACGAGAACGTCTCCTACGAGGAGGTCGCCCGCCAGGTCGGCGCCGACACCGCGGCCCAGCTGCGCCAGGCGACCCTCGGGGTGTACTCACGGGGCCGGGACATCGCCCGCGACCGCGGGATCATCCTCGCGGACACCAAGTTCGAGTTCGGCTTCGACGGGGAGACCCTGGTCGTCGCGGACGAGGTCCTCACGCCGGACTCCTCCCGCTTCTGGCCGGCCGATCAGTGGGAGCCGGGGCACGCGCAGCCGTCGTACGACAAGCAGTTCGTGCGCGACTGGCTGACCTCGGCGGAGTCCGGCTGGGACAGGAAGAGCGAGCGGCCCCCGCCGCCGCTGCCGCAGGAGGTCGTGGACCGTACCCGCGCCAAGTACATCGAGGCGTACGAGCGTCTGACGGGCATGAGCTGGTCGTAA